Proteins encoded together in one Argiope bruennichi chromosome 1, qqArgBrue1.1, whole genome shotgun sequence window:
- the LOC129967176 gene encoding uncharacterized protein LOC129967176 → MAAENIVAELSWLCALLFLVVGIMLIATCVCFKDNEKSPEYGTAGRLSITRDSPIFQHQPRNGTLSTSSKQSDLNSDDGNAKRNSWTVKDRALPEIPGSTFTPVENAGNVANSATASEQTKVKSHNKAPAPKPPGNDPSKVFPMNGSTPFPVADSTSGVTVTITVNDKTQIIGNNSSLSERTSKSKIPVADSLPGATNSMVILKKVEKVESKESPIKAGTSSDNFYDIVPDNRSDLGSQSTSMSSSPVCIKVSGSAAPSEDGTSSNLSASLAVAGAVPSSDIPYMTPPLHHNIPPPLLHEPTGNDITGGRSEVPYTVISVREPLARVREITMRRQRAAAQQNVEENEDHYAMVPEEEQMYAEIGSGHDSGSSSITYAHIEPRQLPPVPPTVESLKSVAHAHSRQASTVSTSSIGSCLSSLGDASPPQLRNPSSSLYSTVDKSGSKQRKTIHVAEGVSLVTTAEKRKKVEDLYAKVRKKRIDLTIGTPGSEDGYQGIHEGNSECMTPPPSPWASTTPPAPPPITGRIQAASLSVLLPGTSQHVRRHSADPNLPEIINENRVFAGSTRSSVASSIKDPTEPDYEKIYNEDNSADSCYEKIKEETDGNDNTSGSVWHSVPSNSAFPGYASVKDPNEDEDSLDPNYECVVQGGSENDPGYEPVRVSGNFDDSDSNSDYTVVKSEGGREAGYERVKNLDRSESDAADPGYEKIKNLPRAGSDATDPGYERVRNKGEDLSEPGYETVQRSDSDTDPGYEVVHQNRSFNSRYAADSPLRRSVIRDSNSTVLFISGNTNSHLSNDSNLHDNEQSSGSNEPTATFL, encoded by the exons ATGGCTGCAGAGAATATTGTTGCTGAACTTTCATGGCTTTGTGCATTGCTGTTTTTAGTTGTTGGCATCATGCTTATAGCTACTTGTGTGTGTTTCAAAGATAATGAAAA ATCTCCGGAATATGGCACTGCTGGGCGACTGTCAATTACCAGAGATTCACCTATTTTTCAACATCAG CCAAGAAATGGGACTCTGTCTACAAGTTCTAAACAGAGTGATCTTAATTCAGATGATGGCAATGCaaaaag GAACTCCTGGACTGTGAAAGACAGAGCTCTTCCAGAAATTCCTGGTTCTACATTTACTCCAGTAGAAAATGCTGGGAATGTTGCAAATTCAGCAACTGCATCTGAACAAACTAAAGTAAAAAGCCACAATAAAGCACCAGCCCCCAAGCCACCTGGAAATGATCCTTCGAAAGTG ttTCCTATGAATGGGTCAACTCCCTTTCCTGTGGCTGATTCAACTTCTGGAGTAACAGTGACCATTACTGTAAATGATAAAACTCAAATAATTGGTAACAATTCATCCTTGTCGGAGAGAACTTCTAAATCCAAGATACCTGTAGCTGATAGTCTTCCAGGTGCAACTAACAGTATGGTTATtcttaaaaaagttgaaaaagttGAAAGTAAGGAGAGTCCTATTAAAGCAGGGacaagttctgacaatttttatgatattgttcCTGATAATCGCAGTGACCTGGGTTCACAATCTACATCCATGTCATCTAGTCCTG tttgcaTTAAAGTTTCGGGATCAGCTGCACCATCTGAAGATGGTACTTCTAGCAATCTCTCAGCAAGCCTTGCTGTAGCAGGTGCTGTGCCTTCTTCTGATATTCCATATATGACCCCGCCTCTACATCATAATATACCACCTCCATTATTGCATGAACCAACAGGAAATGATATTACTG GTGGTCGCAGTGAAGTACCTTATACTGTCATTTCAGTTCGTGAGCCATTGGCCAGAGTAAGAGAAATAACCATGCGAAGGCAGAGAGCTGCAGCTCAGCAG AACGTTGAAGAAAATGAAGATCACTATGCAATGGTTCCTGAAGAAGAACAAATGTATGCAGAAATAGGCTCAGGTCATGATTCAGGCTCATCATCCATCACTTATGCGCACATTGAACCTAGGCAACTTCCTCCTGTGCCACCTACTGTTGAAAGCCTTAAATCAGTTGCTCATGCTCACAGTCGACAAG CTTCTACTGTTTCAACATCATCAATAGGAAGTTGTTTATCAAGTTTAGGAGATGCATCACCTCCCCAGCTGCGAAATCCATCTTCTTCTCTCTATTCCACTGTAGATAAAAGTGGCAGCAAACAAAGAAAAACGATTCATGTAGCAGAAGGTGTTAGTTTAGTCACTACTGCTGAAAAGAGGAAAAAGGTAGAAGATCTCTATGCCAAGGTacgtaaaaaaagaattgatcttACCATTGGAACACCAGGTTCAGAAGATGGGTATCAAGGAATACATGAAGGCAATTCTGAGTGTATGACTCCTCCTCCATCCCCATGGGCTTCTACCACACCACCAGCTCCACCTCCTATTACTGGACGCATACAAGCTGCTTCTCTAAGTGTTTTGTTACCTGGTACATCACAACACGTGCGACGGCACTCTGCTGATCCGAATCTTCCAGAGATTATTAATGAAAATCGAGTATTTGCTGGAAGTACTCGCAGTTCTGTTGCCTCATCCATCAAAGATCCAACTGAACCAGATTACGAAAAGATTTACAATGAGGACAATTCTGCTGATTCTTGTTATGAGAAAATCAAGGAAGAAACTGATGGTAATGATAATACCAGTGGATCAGTTTGGCATTCTGTTCCATCTAATTCTGCTTTTCCTGGCTATGCATCTGTGAAAGATCCCAATGAAGATGAAGATTCATTGGATCCAAATTATGAATGTGTTGTTCAGGGTGGTTCAGAAAATGATCCTGGCTATGAACCAGTAAGAGTTTCAGGTAATTTTGATGACAGTGACTCCAATTCAGATTATACAGTTGTCAAATCAGAAGGTGGGAGGGAAGCTGGCTATGAACGGGTTAAAAATCTGGATCGTTCTGAGAGTGATGCAGCTGATCCTGGTTATGAAAAGATCAAAAACTTACCTCGAGCAGGTAGTGATGCAACAGATCCTGGATATGAGAGGGTTAGAAATAAAGGAGAGGACTTATCTGAACCTGGTTATGAAACGGTTCAAAGATCTGACAGTGATACAGATCCAGGTTATGAAGTTGTGCACCAAAATAGGTCTTTTAACAGTAGGTATGCTGCTGATTCACCACTTCGTAGATCAGTGATTCGGGATTCTAATAGCACTGTCTTATTTATTTCGGGTAATACTAATTCTCATCTATCTAATGATTCCAATCTTCACGATAATGAACAATCTTCTGGATCCAATGAACCCACTGCAACATTTTTGTAA